The Macaca thibetana thibetana isolate TM-01 chromosome 19, ASM2454274v1, whole genome shotgun sequence genome has a segment encoding these proteins:
- the KLK1 gene encoding kallikrein-1 encodes MWFLVLCLALSLGGTGAAPPIQSRIVGGWECSQPWQAALYHFSTFQCGGILVHPQWVLTAAHCISDNYQLWLGRHNLFDDEDTAQFVHVSESFPHPGFNMSLLKNHTRQADEDYSHDLMLLRLTQPAEITDAVQVVELPTQEPEVGSTCLASGWGSIEPENFSFPDDLQCVYLEILPNDECAKAHTQKVTEFMLCAGHLEGGKDTCVGDSGGPLTCDGVLQGVTSWGYIPCGSPNKPAVFVRVLSYVKWIEDTIAENS; translated from the exons ATGTGGTTCCTGGTTCTGTGCCTCGCCCTGTCCCTGGGGGGGACTG GTGCTGCGCCCCCGATTCAGTCCCGGATTGTGGGAGGCTGGGAGTGTTCCCAGCCCTGGCAGGCGGCTCTGTACCATTTCAGCACTTTCCAGTGTGGGGGCATCCTGGTGCATCCCCAGTGGGTGCTCACAGCTGCCCATTGCATCAGCGA CAATTACCAGCTCTGGCTGGGTCGCCACAACTTGTTTGATGACGAAGACACAGCCCAGTTTGTTCATGTCAGTGAGAGCTTCCCACACCCTGGCTTCAACATGAGCCTCCTGAAGAACCACACCCGCCAAGCAGACGAGGATTACAGCCACGACCTCATGCTGCTCCGCCTGACGCAGCCTGCCGAGATCACAGACGCTGTGCAGGTCGTGGAGTTGCCCACCCAGGAACCCGAAGTGGGGAGCACCTGTTTGGCCTCCGGCTGGGGCAGCATCGAACCAGAGAATT TCTCATTTCCAGATGATCTCCAGTGTGTATACCTCGAAATCCTGCCCAATGATGAGTGCGCCAAAGCCCACACCCAGAAGGTGACAGAGTTCATGCTGTGTGCCGGACACCTGGAAGGTGGCAAAGACACCTGTGTG GGTGATTCAGGGGGCCCGCTGACGTGTGATGGTGTGCTCCAAGGTGTCACATCATGGGGCTACATCCCTTGTGGCAGCCCCAATAAGCCTGCTGTCTTCGTCAGAGTGCTGTCATATGTGAAGTGGATCGAGGACACCATAGCGGAGAACTCCTGA
- the KLK15 gene encoding kallikrein-15 produces MLLEDLEETAAEPWSLLHNVASPHSLLPAGILSDNLVNLKDWFQVTHCLNLYPVPLSPPPTTEDFLPSAAQDGDKLLEGDECAPHSQPWQVALYERGRFNCGASLISPHWVLSAAHCQTRFMRVRLGEHNLRKRDGPEQLRTASRVIPHPRYEARSHRHDIMLLRLVQPARLTPQVRPVVLPTRCPHPGEACVVSGWGLVSHIEPGTTRSPQSQVSLPDTLHCANISIISDTSCDKSYPGRLTNTMVCAGAEGRGAESCEGDSGGPLVCGGVLQGIVSWGDVPCDNTTKPGVYTKVCHYLKWIRETMKRN; encoded by the exons ATGCTGCTGGAGGACCTGGAGGAG actGCAGCGGAACCCTGGTCCCTCCTCCACAATGTGGCTTCTCctcactctctccttcctgctggcATCCTCAG TGACAATTTGGTGAACTTGAAGGATTGGTTTCAAGTGACCCACTGTCTGAACCTGTATCCAGTGCCCCTGTCTCCACCCCCAACCACAGAGGACTTCTTGCCCTCTG CAGCCCAAGATGGTGACAAGTTGCTGGAAGGTGACGAGTGTGCACCCCACTCCCAGCCATGGCAAGTGGCCCTCTACGAGCGTGGACGCTTTAACTGTGGCGCTTCCCTCATCTCCCCACACTGGGTGCTGTCTGCGGCCCACTGCCAAACCCG CTTCATGAGAGTGCGCCTGGGGGAGCACAACCTGCGCAAGCGCGATGGCCCAGAGCAACTACGGACCGCGTCTCGGGTCATCCCACACCCGCGCTACGAAGCGCGCAGCCACCGCCACGACATCATGTTGCTGCGTCTAGTCCAGCCCGCACGCCTGACCCCCCAGGTGCGCCCCGTGGTGCTACCTACGCGTTGCCCCCACCCGGGGGAGGCCTGTGTGGTGTCTGGCTGGGGCCTGGTGTCCCACATCGAGCCTGGGACCACCCGGAGCCCCCAGTCACAAG TGAGTCTCCCAGATACGTTGCATTGTGCCAACATCAGCATTATCTCGGACACGTCTTGTGACAAGAGCTACCCGGGGCGCCTGACGAACACCATGGTGTGTGCAGGCGCGGAGGGCAGAGGCGCAGAATCCTGTGAG GGTGACTCCGGGGGACCCCTGGTCTGTGGGGGCGTCCTGCAGGGCATTGTGTCCTGGGGTGATGTCCCTTGTGACAACACCACCAAGCCTGGTGTCTATACCAAAGTCTGCCACTACTTGAAGTGGATCAGGGAAACCATGAAGAGGAACTGA